The following coding sequences are from one Haliotis asinina isolate JCU_RB_2024 chromosome 3, JCU_Hal_asi_v2, whole genome shotgun sequence window:
- the LOC137277189 gene encoding orexin receptor type 2-like, with amino-acid sequence MAPCTQDFLLNMENMTLEQVKTRLDEIETEELPYKVPTFIFLASLLICGIPGNIIVCFVYKFNFPSGPSKSFILGLALFDLQVCFIGVPFEIVDLKTDYFLNIPWLCKIVRFSNTLASAASVLTLLVIAVYRYKKICLPFKKQITMKEVRYAFIGVGISALFISWPALVFYGNQTKTIGGYETTDCSFDNVFMGTFYPQLYQVFLGVLCFIMIGILVVLYTLIVIQIIRQKRRGRALGSHSGTLGSRLDLTEDTKHKPPSGLRKGSKALSASTLSIGGEVRCATLERKQAKHVKRSQTTIMMLLVTLAFIVSYMPHVLLQMTRRLDSGFEARVHCNKSASAAYKLFLRSFFLNSAINPIIYGFYNTRFRNECKRLLVRLLHIRNAKVQVSTASSD; translated from the coding sequence ATGGCACCATGCACACAGGACTTTCTTCTAAACATGGAAAACATGACACTGGAACAGGTGAAGACGAGGCTGGATGAGATAGAAACCGAAGAGCTTCCGTACAAGGTGCCGACGTTCATCTTCCTGGCGTCTCTTCTAATCTGCGGCATCCCCGGTAACATCATCGTTTGCTTTGTCTACAAGTTCAACTTTCCGTCCGGACCATCAAAAAGTTTTATTCTGGGTCTTGCGTTGTTTGACCTACAAGTGTGCTTTATTGGTGTGCCCTTTGAAATCGTTGATCTGAAAACTGATTACTTTCTCAATATCCCCTGGTTATGTAAAATAGTGAGATTCAGTAACACACTGGCCTCGGCGGCTTCAGTGCTCACACTGCTGGTGATCGCTGTATATCGCTACAAGAAAATCTGCCTTCCCTTTAAGAAGCAAATAACGATGAAAGAAGTCCGATATGCTTTCATAGGAGTCGGTATATCTGCTTTATTCATTTCTTGGCCAGCACTGGTTTTCTACGGCAATCAAACAAAAACGATTGGCGGTTACGAGACCACAGATTGTTCATTTGACAATGTGTTCATGGGGACGTTCTACCCACAGTTGTATCAGGTGTTCCTGGGCGTCTTGTGTTTCATCATGATTGGCATCCTCGTCGTCCTCTACACCCTCATCGTTATCCAGATCATTAGACAGAAACGTCGAGGACGGGCGCTTGGATCTCACTCAGGGACCCTCGGTTCTCGTCTCGACCTCACAGAAGACACGAAGCACAAACCACCCAGTGGCTTAAGAAAGGGTTCCAAGGCACTCAGCGCCAGTACCCTTAGTATTGGCGGAGAGGTCAGATGCGCGACGCTGGAGCGGAAACAGGCGAAACACGTTAAAAGGTCGCAAACCACTATCATGATGTTGCTGGTGACACTTGCTTTCATCGTGTCCTATATGCCCCATGTGCTGCTCCAGATGACTCGCAGACTGGACAGCGGATTTGAGGCCAGGGTTCATTGCAACAAGTCGGCGTCTGCCGCTTATAAACTCTTCCTCCGCTCCTTCTTCCTCAACAGCGCCATCAACCCAATCATTTACGGTTTCTACAACACCAGGTTCAGGAATGAGTGCAAGAGACTACTTGTGAGGTTACTTCATATTAGAAACGCCAAGGTGCAAGTGAGCACAGCGTCCAGCGATTGA